In Acidobacteriota bacterium, the sequence CTGGTAGAAGGTGAGGACGTCCAACAGCGTCGCCCAGCCGTCCAGGAGGGCGACGGTGAGGTCGTCGTCGCGGCGGGTGGTGAGGCTGCGCAGCGCCGGGTGGCCGGAGACCCCGGACAGCATGGATGCTTTGAAGCGGCCGTGGGTGCCCACCCGGTAGTCGAGGGCGGCGAGTCCGGGGCGGTTGTCGATCACCACCGGTGTGCGATGGGCGAGCCCGTCACAGCAAGAGCAGCGGGTCCGCAGGCGGTCGAGGTCGCTCATGCTCCGCCTCCCAGCCGGAAGACGAGCCGGCCGTTCTCCGGGAAGTTGGGGTCATTGTCCAGCTGGGCGATCTCCAGCCGGCCGATGTCGAGCACTCCTTCGCCGATCTCCCCCTCCGGTGGCCGGCCCCAGCGCCGGAAGCGGCGCACCGTCACCGACGCCACGCCTTCCACGGCGCTCGCCGCCGCCACGATGGGGGAGAGGTAGACCGGCTGTTGGAAGGTCCAGGCGTCGGGATGGAAGAAGCCCCGCCGTCCGTCTGGCAGCAGGCGGTTGCTGAATACCCGCCGCAGCTCCCGCCCGACGTCGGTGCGCAAGTAGCCGTCCCGCAGGCAGATGCCCAGCTCCACGTCCAGCGGCACGAAGCGCGGGCCGTCCACTTCCAGGTCGTAGCCGGCGAGGCGGAAGAAGCCCAGATGCTCCCTCAGCCGATCCTCGAAGGCGCTGTCCACCGCCAGCCCGCCCTTGCGGTCCACGGTGACGAAGACCGTGTACCAGCTGCCGGTCCAGCGGAAGGTGGCGGCGGCGCGATCCACCTCCGGATGGCGCTCGGAGACCTCGGCATAGTCCGCCGCGGTGACCGCCCGCAGCTGTTTGCGGAAGGCTTGGGGGGCGTATTGGCGCACATCCTCCAGGGGCTCCGGCGCCTGGCCTCCGGCTGCCGGCAGCGGGTTGCGCACGCCGCGGATGCCGCCCTGGGTGGTGACCACCTGAGTCAGGGCGTCGGCCCCCAGATTGCCCACCAGGCCGTTGCCGGCGCGGTAGCGGGGGGAGAAGACGGTGCCGGGCAGCGGTCGCCGGCCGTGCTCTCCATCGCCGAAGCGCAGCCGGGCGCGGCGATCCTCTTCCATCTCCACCACCAGCTCGCGGGCGAAGGCGCCGCTCTCCAGCAGGTCTCGCCGGGGCTGCCAGACTTCGCCGTCGGCCACCAAGCGCAGTTGGGGCTTCGCCTCCGCCGGCCCGAAGTCCGCCAGAGTCACCGCCGGGGCCAGCACCGCCGGCGGATCAGGGTCCTCCGGGTGCGAGAAATAATCCCCCGGCAGGGCGGCGGCGAAGGTCAGGGCGGGCTCCTCCAGCACCGGCCGGTAGGGCGGAGCGCCCTCGGCATCGTCCTCGGGAACCGGGGGCAGGTCCGTGCCCTGGAGGCTATGGCCGTGATCCGCCGGCACCAGATTGCCGCGGGCGACGCTCACCCCTTCGAGGTAGCGGCTGCCGTGGGCGGCGTCGGTGCGGCCGGAGATACAGAGGGGGAAGGGCAGGGCGTCCGCCGCGTCCCAGGTCACCTCCACCACCTCGGTGCCGTCCAGGGGGTCGACTCCCTGCACCGCCCCGGTGAGGCGGACGATGTGGCGGTGGGCCGGATCGGCGTCGGCGGCAGCGCCGGTATCCGGACCGAGGATCTCTTCGAAGAGGAGGAAATCCCCTTCTCCCAGCCCGGAGTCCAGGCCTTCATCGCTCAGCGGCGGCCCCTGCAGCCGGTGGCTGCGCCGGCTCGGTTCCGGGTCGTCCGCGGTGGGCGCCTTGACACCCCGCGTCGGCAGCGGTCCCAGGAGCGTCGCCGCCGTCGCCCCCACCGGCAGGCAGCACTCGCGGTCGCTCCAGGTGTAGAGGTGGATCTCCCCCAGCTCGGGGTGCAGCTCCAAGTCCGCCAGGGTCTCGAAGATCACCGCCCCGGCACCGGCAGCGGCGTTCAGCTGCGCCGGCGGCAAAGTCGCACCCTCTGCCGTCACGGAACGGGTGAGCACCGCCGTGCCCGCGGTGCCGGCGTCGAGGTTGGCCCCGGGGAGCACCGCCCCGGCGGCCCCGGCGCCGACGTCGAAGGCGACGAAGGTGCGGGCGTTGACCCCCTCGTGGAGGAAATAGTCGGTGAGGCGGGCGTGGCGACGTACGGAGGCGCGGCGGCGGGCGGTGCCCAGATAGGCCTCGGTGGCCACCGCGTCCTGGAAGTAGGAGAGGCGGTCGCCGACGTAGGCCATGAGCTCCACCAGGGCCACCCCCAGATCCGCCGGATTGCGCTCCTGCCACTCCGGCGCCGTCACCGACAGGCGGTCGAAGAGCAGGCGGCGGAAGCTGCCGTAATCCTTCGCCAGGTAGTCGATGGGTGGTTCGGTGAGCTCCTCCGGCGGGCAGGGATCGTCGCTCTTGCAGTCGAAGTCCGACGGGCACTCCACCTTGAAGGAGAAGTCCACCGCCGACAGCCGGGGATCGAAGCCCGCCACCGGCGGTACCTCGCCGGTGACCGGCTCCACCAGCACCAGGCGATAGCGGGAGAAGTCGCCCCGGGCGGAGGTGCGCACCATCAGAATCTGCTGGGGCTCGGCCTCGGCGGCGAAGTGGGCGGCGAGGAAATTCTTCTCCTGGTTCGTCACCAGCGACCCGGGAGCGCCGGCGACGTCCGGCAGAGGCATGGCCCACAGGGCCTCGATGGCGGTGACCCGCACGCCTCCCTCGATGCGCACGTTCTCGGCGCTGAGGGCCGGCACCGGGCCGTCCAGAAGGCGCACCGCCAGGAGCTTCTGGGCCAGCGCGTCCGGCGCCTCGGTGTCCAGCACCTCGAGGAAGTCGATGCCGTCGATGCCCGGCGTTGCCCGCACCCGGGCACGCCGTTCCTCGTCTCCGCAGTAGTAGCGTGCGGCCATGGTCTAGGCTCCCAGCTCCAGCTCGGCGCTGTGCTCCTCGCCGGAAGGCAGCAGACGGTAGCGGACGGTGAGCCGCAGGGTCTCCTCTTCGGCCACCACCGCCACGCCCCGCACCTCGATGCGGTTGCCCAGCCATTGGGCCAGGGCCGCCTGCAGGGTGAATTGAAGCGACGCTGCCAGCTCGCTACTGGCGGGGGCGAAGAGCAGCTGCTGAACGCCGCTGCCGAAGTCAGGGCGGTTGACCCGCTCCCCGGGACTGGTGAACAGGAGCTGCTCGATGAGGTCCCGAACGTGGTCCGCCTCGCCGGTGACGGCGGTACGGCCTCCGGAGCCGATGCGGTAGGGATAGTCCAGATTCATCATGGGTTCCTCGTCGTCTGGAGCCTCATTGCCCGGTGACCCGGGTTTGGGTCACCGTCACGATCACCGGCGTACCGGTGGGAGCGCACACCGCCTGGCTGTCGAGCAGCAACAGCGGCTGGCCATTGGAGGTGACGCGGGTGGCGGAGGAGACGAATTGAGCGGTGACGCAGGGGCCGTTGGCTGCCGGCGGCGGCGGCAGAGCGCAGCCCGCCACCGCCCAGGGCGGCCCCAGGGCGACGGTGGGCTGGCCGCTCACCAGCACCCGCGGATTGGGCACCGTGGGCTGGACCTGGCCGCCGTGGGAGCACAGCACCGTGGCGCCGACATGAAGCAAGAATCCGGGCATCGTCGTTCCTCCTAGAGCTCTCCTAGATCACCAGGGCCTCTTAGATCACCACCAGGGCGCCGTTGTTGATGGTGACGGTGGGGCCGGTCATCACCAGGGACGCGCCCTTGCCGTTTTGGATGTAGATGCCGGTGTCGTTGACGATGAGGGTGGCGCCGGTGGTGCTCTTGAGCATGATGCCGCCGGTGGGTCCCGGCAGGTCGCTCACCACCATGCCGTTGCCGAGGGTGGTCTGGAGGGTCAGGGCCGGCACCGCCGGGGGCACCGTCAAGGCCAGCGCCGGCACCTCCGCGGGGGAGCCCCAGAACCCACCGACCCAGATGGGGAAGTCCGGGTCCCCCTGCTCGAACTCCACCCACACCCCGGCGCCGATGGGGGGCACGGTGAACAGGCCGTTCTGGATCCCCGCCGCCGGCAGGCAGGGCATCGCCCAGGTGGACGGCACAAGCGCCGAGACGTCCGGCACCTGTGCCTGGATGCGCCCCTGCTGCATGGGGTCGACGTTGTTGAGCACGGTGCCGCGATATTTGCCGTAGTACTTTTTTTCTTCGCTCATGCCGGTACCTTGGGGAGGGTCGAGATCAATCCGTTGCGGGTGAGGGTGAAGTCTTGTTTGTACTCGCCGCGCTGGAGGCGGTGGGTAACGCTGGAGACGTAGTACAGGCCGTTGAAGGCGGTGCCGGCACCGCGCACGCCCACCAGCCGCCGGGCCTTGAGCACCCGGCCGTAACGCAGCACGTCCAGACTGCCGCTGCCCTGCACCACGTCGGCGGATTCGGCGGCCCGGGTGAGGCCGATGGAGGCGGCGCGCATCGGCGGCATGCGGGCGGTGCCGGAGAGCATCTCCAGCCGTTTGGGCAGCGGCTGCACCAGGCCCAGGGGCGGATTCAGCGGGCCGATGTCGGGCACCGGGATGGGGATGGGGATCTTGGTCAGCTGGTTGTGGACGAAGAGCACCGGCAGGCTCTTCTCCTCGGTGTTCAAGGAGAAGGACAGGGATTCGACGTTGGTGTGGGCGTCCATGTCGGTGTTCAGGGCCGGCTGGGGCGGCCCCACCTTCACCAGCGGACCCCAATAGGCGAAGCTGGTGCCCGGCGCCGGTCCCGGCTCGAGGTAGAAGACGTAGCCCACCTCCTCGGCCAGCTGCTTGATGTACGCGAGGTCCGTGCCTTGCTGGGCGGGGATGCGCTCCACTGGGATGGGCACGTCGGTGAGGATCGGCGGAATCACCAGGGGAACGACGCCGAAGGCGGCATACTTGGCCAGCATCAGCGCCACCCGCGCCATGGCGGGCATGGCGGGGTAGGGCAGGCCGTCGAGCTCGATGTAGTCCATCACCCGGGAGAGGTCTTCGCCGCGCACCGTCAGGGTCGGCCGACTCTCGCCGGATCCAGGAGAGAGCTCGGTCTCGGTGACCACCCCGTCGATGAGCACCTCCGGCAGCCCTCCCAAGGTGGCCACCAGCACCACTCGCAGCAGCGGCGGCACGGCGCCGCCGGAGATCAGGAAGATGGTTTCCAGAGGGGACTTTTTCTCCAGCGAGAAGCGCAGATCGAAGACGCTGGGGCCGGTGGTGGGCACTCGCACTTCGACCTCCGTCAGGGCTTCCACCACGGACCGAGGCGCCGGCACCGGCACCGCCGGTCCGATCATCAAGGTGAGGTTGATGCCCTGGAGCATGGTCTTCTACTCCTGGGGAGTCCCGGGAACGCCTTCCGGCAGGGTGATGCGCAGCTTGCGGCCCACGGGCTGTTCCAGCTCTTCCGGCTGGAGCTCCCGGTGGGCGTCGGCGATGCGCCAGAATTGCTCCGCATCCCCCAAGTACCGGTGGGCGAGAAGATCCAGCCGGTCTCCTTCCTCGACCCGGTGGGTGCCGATGTTGGAGAAGCGCTCCGGCGCTGGGACGAAGCGGCGTTCGAGGTAGACCACCGGATCAGCGCCTGCGGTATCGGAAGCGTCCCCCGGCCGCGTCGCCTGTGGTCGCTCCAGGGTGCGGGTCCCGAGACCGTGGTAGCGGCTGGTGGGAGGGAAGAGGGTGGCTTCCAGGCCCAGGGGCTGGAGGAGCTTTTCCAACGGGTCGCTCATGGGATGCCTCCCAGGCCGAGGGCGCCCAGCGCCGCCGAGGCGGCCCGGTCCGCCAGTCGTTCCTTGGCTTGATGGTGGACGATGAACAGGCTGCCGCCCTTGTGGTCGAAGCCCAGGTCGTCGACGGTGAGCACCCGCAGCCCCAACGAGACCTTGGCCCGCAGCGGGTTGAGGTTGGGGTCGAAGGCCTCCTCGGTGATGGAGAAGCTGGTCAGGCGCACCGGCAGCACCCGTTCCTTGCCCCAGACGAAGAGGGTCAGAGGAGCCTGCATGGGAGCAATCTCCAGCGTTCCCGCCGCCGCCATGGCGTCGTTGGCCAGCAGATCGGCGCTGCGCGGGTAGATCATGATCTCCAGCGCCGCCAGCTGGGGATGAATCCCCACCTCGCCGGCGGTGGCGTCGCCGATCTCCAGCTGGTCGGTGGCGTCGATCTCCGCCTCCAGGGTGAAGGTCTCCACCGGCGGCCCGGTGAGGCGCAGGGCCTCGGAGCGGTTGCCAGCTCCTTCGCCGCCCAGGCTCTTGACCTCCAGGCTGCGCGACAGGGTCACCGGGTTGTATTGCAGCGCGATGACCCGCAGCACCGCGGAGCTGCCGGGATCGATGAGCACCAGGCCGCCTTTGAGCAGCTTGGGGGAGCCGGGGAAGGTGGTCACTTGCCCTCCTCCGGGATGGTCAGGACCTGGCCCTCACGGATCCTGTCGGGATCCTCGAGCTTGTTGGCGTCGACGATGGATTTCTCGCTGACCCCGAAGCGCTTGGCGAGGACGCTGACCTTGTCGTCTTTTTTGACCGTGTACTGGAACGCCTTCTTGGTGGGACGGGCGGATTTTTCCTCTTCCTTCTTCTCTGGCTTCTTTTCTGGGGCTTTTTCTTCTTTCTTCTTTTCCGGGGTCTCGGCTTCGGGCTTTGGCTGTTGCTTGGGGGCTGGGGCAGGTGGGATGGTCAGAACCTGGCCTTCCTGGATGGAGTGCCGGTCTTCCAGGTCGTTGGCTTCGACGATGGCGTCCTCGGTGACGCCGAACTTCTTCGCGATCTTGCTGACGCTATCCCGTGCCTCGACGGTGTAGGTGGTGCCCGTCGCGGTACCTCCGGCGCTTCCGGAGCCACACTTGTTGGATGCGGTTCCCTTGCCGCTCTTGACGACTTCGATGGAGGTCCAATTGCTCGCCGATCCATCGTGGATCTTCTTCGCCTTGTCGCAGCGGACCCGGACGCAGCCATGGGATTTCAGCCCCTTCCCTACAGGTTGTGAATTGTGGAAGCCGAATTCCATGCCGCTGCTCTTGAAGGCGGTGAACCAGGCCATGTTGTATCGCTTCCAGCTGGTGTGCTTTTCGCCGCACTTCTTGCCGACCACATCTTTGCCTTGAGGCGTTGCACTCTGGTTGGGAGTGCACTCGAAGGACTCCTTGCTGCCACAGGTCGTATTGGGTTTCCCATTCTTGAAGATGTCGACCTGGCGGGCGCTGAGGCGGACTCGGATATGGCTGATGTTGTCGCTGCCGGACGCTGCTTTCATGCTGCAGCCGTCGCGCTTGACCTTCTTGCTCTTGCAGAGCTTGCCGGCCTTGATCTGCTTGACGCAGTGGCTCGGACAATAGGAACGCTGGACGGTTGTCTTTGAGCCCCGACGGGACTGCTGCAGCGTGTGGGTGAGCTCGTGGGCCAGTAGTTTTCTGCCCTGTGAGGTTCCCGGTCGGTAGGAGCCCTGGGCAAAGAAAATATTTTGTCCATGGGTGAAAGCCCGGGCTCGGATCGATTGGGCGGCGGCATGGGAAGAGGAGTCGTTGTGGACCCGAACCCTCGAGAAGTCGTGGCCGAAACGACTCTCCATGAAGCCACGAGTTCCGGCATCCAAAGCTTGCCCGCCACCGCTTCCGCCGAGGGCTCGCTGGAGACTTTCTTGTCTCGACCCTCGGGGAGCCGGCGCTCCCGGTTCGAGCTGCGGGCTGACATTCGATTCCTCCATCTCGCGGGCGTTCTCTTCCGTATTCGGCACGCCCTCTTCTTCCTCTTCCTCGGCTGGAAGGGGTGAGTCCTCTTGCCGGGACAGGCCCTGGAAGGTCTTGCCTTGACCGATGCTTGGTGCGGCTGGGGCGATGGATCCGGAGTCTGCGGGCATTCGCATGACTTGATCGGCGACTCGGTCGGCCTCGCGCTCCGAGGGATCCGACGGAGAGCTGATGCGAATCCCGTGGGCACGGCCGGTGAGATCGCCGCTGCCCGAGGAGGCTTTGCGTTGCAGCTTCTTCTTGTTGCATTCCTCGCACTCCCCGCCCGGCCCGCCGCTGCCGCCGCAGTCGCATTGGCGCTCGACCAAGGACGGCGTGACGGAGAGC encodes:
- a CDS encoding putative baseplate assembly protein; this encodes MAARYYCGDEERRARVRATPGIDGIDFLEVLDTEAPDALAQKLLAVRLLDGPVPALSAENVRIEGGVRVTAIEALWAMPLPDVAGAPGSLVTNQEKNFLAAHFAAEAEPQQILMVRTSARGDFSRYRLVLVEPVTGEVPPVAGFDPRLSAVDFSFKVECPSDFDCKSDDPCPPEELTEPPIDYLAKDYGSFRRLLFDRLSVTAPEWQERNPADLGVALVELMAYVGDRLSYFQDAVATEAYLGTARRRASVRRHARLTDYFLHEGVNARTFVAFDVGAGAAGAVLPGANLDAGTAGTAVLTRSVTAEGATLPPAQLNAAAGAGAVIFETLADLELHPELGEIHLYTWSDRECCLPVGATAATLLGPLPTRGVKAPTADDPEPSRRSHRLQGPPLSDEGLDSGLGEGDFLLFEEILGPDTGAAADADPAHRHIVRLTGAVQGVDPLDGTEVVEVTWDAADALPFPLCISGRTDAAHGSRYLEGVSVARGNLVPADHGHSLQGTDLPPVPEDDAEGAPPYRPVLEEPALTFAAALPGDYFSHPEDPDPPAVLAPAVTLADFGPAEAKPQLRLVADGEVWQPRRDLLESGAFARELVVEMEEDRRARLRFGDGEHGRRPLPGTVFSPRYRAGNGLVGNLGADALTQVVTTQGGIRGVRNPLPAAGGQAPEPLEDVRQYAPQAFRKQLRAVTAADYAEVSERHPEVDRAAATFRWTGSWYTVFVTVDRKGGLAVDSAFEDRLREHLGFFRLAGYDLEVDGPRFVPLDVELGICLRDGYLRTDVGRELRRVFSNRLLPDGRRGFFHPDAWTFQQPVYLSPIVAAASAVEGVASVTVRRFRRWGRPPEGEIGEGVLDIGRLEIAQLDNDPNFPENGRLVFRLGGGA
- a CDS encoding GPW/gp25 family protein — translated: MNLDYPYRIGSGGRTAVTGEADHVRDLIEQLLFTSPGERVNRPDFGSGVQQLLFAPASSELAASLQFTLQAALAQWLGNRIEVRGVAVVAEEETLRLTVRYRLLPSGEEHSAELELGA
- a CDS encoding phage baseplate assembly protein V; its protein translation is MSEEKKYYGKYRGTVLNNVDPMQQGRIQAQVPDVSALVPSTWAMPCLPAAGIQNGLFTVPPIGAGVWVEFEQGDPDFPIWVGGFWGSPAEVPALALTVPPAVPALTLQTTLGNGMVVSDLPGPTGGIMLKSTTGATLIVNDTGIYIQNGKGASLVMTGPTVTINNGALVVI
- a CDS encoding LysM domain-containing protein, whose protein sequence is MSDPLEKLLQPLGLEATLFPPTSRYHGLGTRTLERPQATRPGDASDTAGADPVVYLERRFVPAPERFSNIGTHRVEEGDRLDLLAHRYLGDAEQFWRIADAHRELQPEELEQPVGRKLRITLPEGVPGTPQE
- a CDS encoding DUF4157 domain-containing protein: MPADSGSIAPAAPSIGQGKTFQGLSRQEDSPLPAEEEEEEGVPNTEENAREMEESNVSPQLEPGAPAPRGSRQESLQRALGGSGGGQALDAGTRGFMESRFGHDFSRVRVHNDSSSHAAAQSIRARAFTHGQNIFFAQGSYRPGTSQGRKLLAHELTHTLQQSRRGSKTTVQRSYCPSHCVKQIKAGKLCKSKKVKRDGCSMKAASGSDNISHIRVRLSARQVDIFKNGKPNTTCGSKESFECTPNQSATPQGKDVVGKKCGEKHTSWKRYNMAWFTAFKSSGMEFGFHNSQPVGKGLKSHGCVRVRCDKAKKIHDGSASNWTSIEVVKSGKGTASNKCGSGSAGGTATGTTYTVEARDSVSKIAKKFGVTEDAIVEANDLEDRHSIQEGQVLTIPPAPAPKQQPKPEAETPEKKKEEKAPEKKPEKKEEEKSARPTKKAFQYTVKKDDKVSVLAKRFGVSEKSIVDANKLEDPDRIREGQVLTIPEEGK